The Camelina sativa cultivar DH55 chromosome 14, Cs, whole genome shotgun sequence genome includes a window with the following:
- the LOC104740508 gene encoding serine/threonine-protein kinase EDR1-like, producing the protein MLCVFSFQAEWMAPEVLRNEPADEKCDVYSYGVILWELFTLQQPWGKMNPMQVVGAVGFQHRRLEIPEYVDPGIAEIIRKCWQTDPRLRPSFVEIMASLKQLQKPIMGPNNQRAGVPSSSSLTTDEQEQ; encoded by the exons ATGTTGTGTGTTTTCTCATTTCAGGCTGAATGGATGGCTCCAGAAGTGCTTAGAAACGAACCAGCGGATGAAAA GTGTGATGTGTATAGCTATGGAGTTATTCTGTGGGAACTCTTCACGTTACAGCAACCATGGGGGAAAATGAACCCAATGCAAGTTGTTGGTGCAGTAGGGTTTCAACATCGAAGACTTGAAATCCCAGAGTATGTGGATCCTGGAATTGCAGAGATCATCAGGAAATGTTGGCAGAC GGATCCAAGGTTAAGACCAAGTTTTGTAGAGATCATGGCTTCTCTAAAGCAGCTACAGAAACCTATAATGGGTCCGAACAACCAGAGAGCAGGAGTTCCCAGTTCTTCTTCACTGACCACTGATGAGCAGGAACAATAA
- the LOC104740511 gene encoding uncharacterized protein LOC104740511 isoform X1: MRILQWGEDRRFDEMRGNIGKLVVFWTFQAVWVWTVSLPVTFVNASNGGRLFQPADVIGWTMWVAGFLIETIADQQKLSFKNCQENKGRWCDVGIWKYSRHPNYFGEMLLWWGIYVAALPVLKGVEYLVIVGPLFLTLLLFFVSGIPLLEESADKKYGNLGAYRHYKKTTSPLILLPRGVYGYLPKWCKTVFLFEFPLYSRNLPQETTTVWDRGNSNKKSQKSID; the protein is encoded by the exons ATGAG AATCTTGCAATGGGGTGAAGATCGACGCTTTGATGAAATGCGTGGAAATATTGGGAAACTTGTAGTCTTTTGGACTTTTCAG GCTGTGTGGGTTTGGACAGTTAGTCTACCCGTTACCTTTGTTAATGCAAGCAACGGTGGAAGATTGTTTCAGCCCGCAGATGTTATAGGTTGGACAATGTGGGTTGCAGGGTTCTTGATTGAAACTATAGCTGATCAACAAAAGCTTTCATTCAAGAACTGTCAAGAAAACAAAGGAAGATGGTGTGATGTTGGTATATGGAAGTATTCTCGCCATCCAAACTACTTCGGTGAG ATGTTACTCTGGTGGGGGATATATGTGGCTGCATTGCCTGTGCTTAAAGGTGTTGAGTACCTTGTCATAGTTGGACCACTCTTTCTCACTTTGCTACTTTTCTTCGTTAGCGGCATACCATTACTCGAg GAATCTGCGGACAAAAAGTATGGTAACTTGGGAGCTTATAGACACTATAAGAAGACAACTAG CCCTCTGATTCTGTTACCGCGAGGAGTGTATGGGTACTTACCTAAATGGTGCAAGACTGTCTTTCTCTTTGAGTTTCCATTGTACAGCCGGAATCTCCCTCAAGAAACTACTACAGTCTG GGATAGAGGAAACTCGAATAAGAAGAGCCAGAAAAGTAttgactga
- the LOC104740506 gene encoding serine/threonine-protein kinase EDR1-like isoform X2 — MKMNMKKFLKKLRITPNQRDDGEGSVSNRSNKSSDAEPSPSDSLRSLDTTHSNNPEFKPFSGLSNWLSSVAQRRSPTTTTTTSSSNANSKEDESTMEHGGGSESGMQGLGSTHSKDPEVEEEYQIQLALELSAREDPEAAQIEAMKQFSLGSRPSPPENSPAELMAYRYWNYNCLGYDDKIVDGFYDLCGVMNESSLERIPPLVDLQGTLVSDGVTWDAVLVNRSEDPNLLRLEQKALDIAATSKSASSSGFVNSELVRKLAVLVADYMGGPVVDPDSTLRAWWSLSYSLKATLRSMVLPLGSLTIGLARHRALLFKVLCDSVGVPCRIVKGQQYTGSDDVAMNSIKTDDGREYIVDLMGDPGTLIPADAAGLQLDYDDSVYSASPRDVDSSHVASSSSGVESSIEEHAGSWSAEHRSRTKDSRVENQSEGGEDLMIRPNFCREVVGGHKAPVQHLSGKPAHSFTHARSPSWTEGVSSPAGRRMKVKDVSQYMIDAAKENPQLAQKLHDVLLESGVVAPRNLFSEVYSDSVEATVEIKSVAESSDEKGKDFGTIQQGRNQSNLGPVRFLPPLPRPQYKTNTLDRREHSGPGLGHMSVDCKIDGQSDSSHSETSTDYPRNVPVAVAAAAVVASSMVVAAAKSANSDSSTLELSAAAAAAVVATATAVSRQLELDSHSNGDAGSAGLHGVDSGGELISDRSTGNESSKSDSAIDDVAECEILWEEVTVAERIGLGSYGEVYRGDWHGTAVAVKKFIDQDITGEALEEFRSEVRMMRRLRHPNIVLFMGAVTRPPNLSIVTEFLPRGSLYRLIHRPNNQLDERKRLRMALDAARGMNYLHSCNPVIVHRDLKSPNLLVDKNWVVKVCDFGLSRMKVSTYLSSKSTAGTAEWMAPEVLRNEPADEKCDVYSYGVILWELFTLQQPWGKMNPMQVVGAVGFQHRRLEIPEYVDPGIAEIIRKCWQTDPRLRPSFVEIMASLKQLQKPIMGPNNQRAGVPSSSSLTTDEQEQ, encoded by the exons ATGAAGATGAACAtgaagaaatttcttaaaaagCTGCGTATCACTCCCAATCAACGAGACGACGGTGAAGGTTCTGTTTCTAACCGAAGCAACAAGTCCAGCGATGCAGAACCTTCTCCTTCTGATTCTTTGAGGTCTCTAGATACTACTCATAGTAATAACCCTGAATTCAAACCCTTTTCTGGTTTATCCAATTGGTTAAGCTCTGTTGCTCAAAGACGAAGccctactactactactactacttcttcttccaatGCCAATAGTAAAGAGGATGAATCAACCATGGAACATGGTGGTGGGTCAGAATCTGGGATGCAGGGTTTGGGTTCTACTCATTCCAAGGATccagaagttgaagaagaataCCAGATACAGTTGGCTCTTGAGTTAAGTGCTAGGGAGGATCCTGAAGCTGCTCAGATTGAGGCTATGAAGCAGTTCAGTTTAGGTTCTCGTCCTTCTCCTCCCGAGAATTCTCCGGCTGAACTCATGGCATATAGATACTGG AATTATAACTGTCTTGGCTATGATGACAAGATTGTGGATGGCTTCTATGACTTGTGTGGAGTAATGAATGAATCTTCCTTGGAAAGAATACCTCCCTTAGTTGATCTTCAGGGGACACTTGTGTCAGATGGTGTAACTTGGGATGCTGTTCTTGTGAACAGAAGCGAAGATCCTAATCTGTTGAGGCTTGAACAAAAGGCTCTTGATATTGCAGCAACATCAAAGTCAGCGTCTTCTTCAGGGTTTGTGAACAGTGAACTGGTAAGGAAGCTGGCAGTTTTAGTTGCAGATTACATGGGTGGACCAGTTGTGGATCCAGATAGCACGCTAAGAGCTTGGTGGAGTCTTAGCTACAGCTTGAAAGCAACCCTCCGTAGCATGGTTTTACCCCTGGGTTCTCTAACTATCGGATTGGCTCGTCATCGTGCCTTGTTATTCAAA GTTTTGTGTGATAGCGTCGGTGTTCCTTGTCGAATAGTCAAAGGACAGCAATATACTGGTTCAGATGATGTGGCAATGAACTCCATTAAGACTGATGATGGCAG GGAGTACATTGTTGATCTTATGGGAGATCCAGGCACGCTTATCCCCGCTGATGCAGCTGGACTACAATTGGACTATGATGATTCTGTCTACTCTGCCAGTCCCAGGGATGTTGATTCATCTCATGTAGCTTCTTCCAGCAGTGGGGTCGAGAGCTCAATTGAAGAACACGCAGGATCTTGGTCTGCAGAACATCGTTCTAGGACCAAGGATTCCCGGGTAGAAAACCAATCTGAAGGTGGAGAAGATCTCATGATTCGTCCAAATTTTTGCAGGGAAGTTGTGGGAGGTCATAAGGCTCCTGTTCAACATCTCTCCGGCAAGCCTGCTCATTCTTTCACCCATGCCAGATCACCTTCTTGGACTGAAGGTGTTAGCTCTCCAGCTGGACGCAGGATGAAAGTCAAAGATGTTTCACAGTATATGATCGATGCTGCCAAAGAGAATCCACAACTAGCTCAGAAGCTTCATGATGTGTTACTTGAAAGTGGAGTTGTTGCTCCTCGAAACTTATTTTCGGAAGTCTATTCAGATTCAGTGGAGGCAACAGTTGAAATAAAATCTGTGGCTGAATCCAGTGATGAGAAAGGGAAAGATTTTGGAACAATCCAGCAAGGAAGAAACCAGAGCAATCTTGGCCCTGTGAGGTTTTTGCCTCCACTTCCAAGACcgcaatataaaacaaatactcTTGATCGACGTGAACATTCAGGACCTGGACTCGGTCATATGTCTGTTGATTGCAAAATTGATGGTCAGTCTGATTCGTCACATTCTGAAACATCTACTGACTATCCCAGAAATGTTCCTGTTGCCGTAGCTGCAGCGGCTGTTGTTGCATCTTCCATGGTTGTTGCTGCTGCCAAGTCAGCAAACTCGGATTCATCCACCTTAGAACTTTCTGCTGCAGCTGCTGCTGCAGTTGTGGCGACAGCTACTGCAGTGAGCAGGCAGCTTGAACTAGATTCACATAGCAACGGGGATGCTGGTTCTGCTGGGCTTCATGGGGTAGATTCAGGAGGAGAACTAATATCCGACAGATCCACCGGCAATGAAAGTTCAAAATCTGATTCTGCAATTGATGATGTGGCTGAATgcgagattttgtgggaagaaGTTACTGTGGCTGAGCGTATCGGACTGG GATCATACGGAGAGGTGTATAGGGGAGATTGGCATGGAACT GCAGTGGCTGTCAAGAAGTTCATTGACCAAGATATTACTGGAGAGGCACTGGAGGAATTCAGAAGTGAG GTCCGGATGATGAGAAGGCTCAGACACCCCAACATTGTTCTCTTCATGGGAGCTGTAACTCGTCCTCCAAATCTCTCAATTGTTACAGAATTTCTTCCTAG AGGTAGCTTGTATAGGTTAATCCACAGGCCAAATAACCAACTAGATGAGCGAAAACGTCTGAGGATGGCTCTGGATGCT GCCCGTGGAATGAATTATTTACACAGCTGTAATCCGGTAATTGTCCATCGTGATCTTAAATCCCCAAACCTCTTAGTTGACAAAAACTGGGTTGTCAAG GTGTGCGATTTTGGGTTGTCTAGAATGAAAGTAAGCACATACCTGTCTTCAAAGTCAACAGCAGGCACG GCTGAATGGATGGCTCCAGAAGTGCTTAGAAACGAACCAGCGGATGAAAA GTGTGATGTGTATAGCTATGGAGTTATTCTGTGGGAACTCTTCACGTTACAGCAACCATGGGGGAAAATGAACCCAATGCAAGTTGTTGGTGCAGTAGGGTTTCAACATCGAAGACTTGAAATCCCAGAGTATGTGGATCCTGGAATTGCAGAGATCATCAGGAAATGTTGGCAGAC GGATCCAAGGTTAAGACCAAGTTTTGTAGAGATCATGGCTTCTCTAAAGCAGCTACAGAAACCTATAATGGGTCCGAACAACCAGAGAGCAGGAGTTCCCAGTTCTTCTTCACTGACCACTGATGAGCAGGAACAATAA
- the LOC104740511 gene encoding uncharacterized protein LOC104740511 isoform X2 yields MRILQWGEDRRFDEMRGNIGKLVVFWTFQAVWVWTVSLPVTFVNASNGGRLFQPADVIGWTMWVAGFLIETIADQQKLSFKNCQENKGRWCDVGIWKYSRHPNYFGEMLLWWGIYVAALPVLKGVEYLVIVGPLFLTLLLFFVSGIPLLEESADKKYGNLGAYRHYKKTTSPLILLPRGVYGYLPKWCKTVFLFEFPLYSRNLPQETTTV; encoded by the exons ATGAG AATCTTGCAATGGGGTGAAGATCGACGCTTTGATGAAATGCGTGGAAATATTGGGAAACTTGTAGTCTTTTGGACTTTTCAG GCTGTGTGGGTTTGGACAGTTAGTCTACCCGTTACCTTTGTTAATGCAAGCAACGGTGGAAGATTGTTTCAGCCCGCAGATGTTATAGGTTGGACAATGTGGGTTGCAGGGTTCTTGATTGAAACTATAGCTGATCAACAAAAGCTTTCATTCAAGAACTGTCAAGAAAACAAAGGAAGATGGTGTGATGTTGGTATATGGAAGTATTCTCGCCATCCAAACTACTTCGGTGAG ATGTTACTCTGGTGGGGGATATATGTGGCTGCATTGCCTGTGCTTAAAGGTGTTGAGTACCTTGTCATAGTTGGACCACTCTTTCTCACTTTGCTACTTTTCTTCGTTAGCGGCATACCATTACTCGAg GAATCTGCGGACAAAAAGTATGGTAACTTGGGAGCTTATAGACACTATAAGAAGACAACTAG CCCTCTGATTCTGTTACCGCGAGGAGTGTATGGGTACTTACCTAAATGGTGCAAGACTGTCTTTCTCTTTGAGTTTCCATTGTACAGCCGGAATCTCCCTCAAGAAACTACTACAGTCTG A
- the LOC104740506 gene encoding serine/threonine-protein kinase EDR1-like isoform X1 produces the protein MYVLHVVTPKQNSSLRPAKKSTLPPLLGWWTSFLRVDVVRCCDIWSMKMNMKKFLKKLRITPNQRDDGEGSVSNRSNKSSDAEPSPSDSLRSLDTTHSNNPEFKPFSGLSNWLSSVAQRRSPTTTTTTSSSNANSKEDESTMEHGGGSESGMQGLGSTHSKDPEVEEEYQIQLALELSAREDPEAAQIEAMKQFSLGSRPSPPENSPAELMAYRYWNYNCLGYDDKIVDGFYDLCGVMNESSLERIPPLVDLQGTLVSDGVTWDAVLVNRSEDPNLLRLEQKALDIAATSKSASSSGFVNSELVRKLAVLVADYMGGPVVDPDSTLRAWWSLSYSLKATLRSMVLPLGSLTIGLARHRALLFKVLCDSVGVPCRIVKGQQYTGSDDVAMNSIKTDDGREYIVDLMGDPGTLIPADAAGLQLDYDDSVYSASPRDVDSSHVASSSSGVESSIEEHAGSWSAEHRSRTKDSRVENQSEGGEDLMIRPNFCREVVGGHKAPVQHLSGKPAHSFTHARSPSWTEGVSSPAGRRMKVKDVSQYMIDAAKENPQLAQKLHDVLLESGVVAPRNLFSEVYSDSVEATVEIKSVAESSDEKGKDFGTIQQGRNQSNLGPVRFLPPLPRPQYKTNTLDRREHSGPGLGHMSVDCKIDGQSDSSHSETSTDYPRNVPVAVAAAAVVASSMVVAAAKSANSDSSTLELSAAAAAAVVATATAVSRQLELDSHSNGDAGSAGLHGVDSGGELISDRSTGNESSKSDSAIDDVAECEILWEEVTVAERIGLGSYGEVYRGDWHGTAVAVKKFIDQDITGEALEEFRSEVRMMRRLRHPNIVLFMGAVTRPPNLSIVTEFLPRGSLYRLIHRPNNQLDERKRLRMALDAARGMNYLHSCNPVIVHRDLKSPNLLVDKNWVVKVCDFGLSRMKVSTYLSSKSTAGTAEWMAPEVLRNEPADEKCDVYSYGVILWELFTLQQPWGKMNPMQVVGAVGFQHRRLEIPEYVDPGIAEIIRKCWQTDPRLRPSFVEIMASLKQLQKPIMGPNNQRAGVPSSSSLTTDEQEQ, from the exons ATGTATGTTTTGCATGTTGtcacaccaaaacaaaattcaagtcTCCGCCCAGCTAAAAAATCCACTCTTCCTCCTCTACTA GGATGGTGGACAAGTTTCCTCCGGGTCGATGTTGTTCGCTGCTGTGACATTTGGAGTATGAAGATGAACAtgaagaaatttcttaaaaagCTGCGTATCACTCCCAATCAACGAGACGACGGTGAAGGTTCTGTTTCTAACCGAAGCAACAAGTCCAGCGATGCAGAACCTTCTCCTTCTGATTCTTTGAGGTCTCTAGATACTACTCATAGTAATAACCCTGAATTCAAACCCTTTTCTGGTTTATCCAATTGGTTAAGCTCTGTTGCTCAAAGACGAAGccctactactactactactacttcttcttccaatGCCAATAGTAAAGAGGATGAATCAACCATGGAACATGGTGGTGGGTCAGAATCTGGGATGCAGGGTTTGGGTTCTACTCATTCCAAGGATccagaagttgaagaagaataCCAGATACAGTTGGCTCTTGAGTTAAGTGCTAGGGAGGATCCTGAAGCTGCTCAGATTGAGGCTATGAAGCAGTTCAGTTTAGGTTCTCGTCCTTCTCCTCCCGAGAATTCTCCGGCTGAACTCATGGCATATAGATACTGG AATTATAACTGTCTTGGCTATGATGACAAGATTGTGGATGGCTTCTATGACTTGTGTGGAGTAATGAATGAATCTTCCTTGGAAAGAATACCTCCCTTAGTTGATCTTCAGGGGACACTTGTGTCAGATGGTGTAACTTGGGATGCTGTTCTTGTGAACAGAAGCGAAGATCCTAATCTGTTGAGGCTTGAACAAAAGGCTCTTGATATTGCAGCAACATCAAAGTCAGCGTCTTCTTCAGGGTTTGTGAACAGTGAACTGGTAAGGAAGCTGGCAGTTTTAGTTGCAGATTACATGGGTGGACCAGTTGTGGATCCAGATAGCACGCTAAGAGCTTGGTGGAGTCTTAGCTACAGCTTGAAAGCAACCCTCCGTAGCATGGTTTTACCCCTGGGTTCTCTAACTATCGGATTGGCTCGTCATCGTGCCTTGTTATTCAAA GTTTTGTGTGATAGCGTCGGTGTTCCTTGTCGAATAGTCAAAGGACAGCAATATACTGGTTCAGATGATGTGGCAATGAACTCCATTAAGACTGATGATGGCAG GGAGTACATTGTTGATCTTATGGGAGATCCAGGCACGCTTATCCCCGCTGATGCAGCTGGACTACAATTGGACTATGATGATTCTGTCTACTCTGCCAGTCCCAGGGATGTTGATTCATCTCATGTAGCTTCTTCCAGCAGTGGGGTCGAGAGCTCAATTGAAGAACACGCAGGATCTTGGTCTGCAGAACATCGTTCTAGGACCAAGGATTCCCGGGTAGAAAACCAATCTGAAGGTGGAGAAGATCTCATGATTCGTCCAAATTTTTGCAGGGAAGTTGTGGGAGGTCATAAGGCTCCTGTTCAACATCTCTCCGGCAAGCCTGCTCATTCTTTCACCCATGCCAGATCACCTTCTTGGACTGAAGGTGTTAGCTCTCCAGCTGGACGCAGGATGAAAGTCAAAGATGTTTCACAGTATATGATCGATGCTGCCAAAGAGAATCCACAACTAGCTCAGAAGCTTCATGATGTGTTACTTGAAAGTGGAGTTGTTGCTCCTCGAAACTTATTTTCGGAAGTCTATTCAGATTCAGTGGAGGCAACAGTTGAAATAAAATCTGTGGCTGAATCCAGTGATGAGAAAGGGAAAGATTTTGGAACAATCCAGCAAGGAAGAAACCAGAGCAATCTTGGCCCTGTGAGGTTTTTGCCTCCACTTCCAAGACcgcaatataaaacaaatactcTTGATCGACGTGAACATTCAGGACCTGGACTCGGTCATATGTCTGTTGATTGCAAAATTGATGGTCAGTCTGATTCGTCACATTCTGAAACATCTACTGACTATCCCAGAAATGTTCCTGTTGCCGTAGCTGCAGCGGCTGTTGTTGCATCTTCCATGGTTGTTGCTGCTGCCAAGTCAGCAAACTCGGATTCATCCACCTTAGAACTTTCTGCTGCAGCTGCTGCTGCAGTTGTGGCGACAGCTACTGCAGTGAGCAGGCAGCTTGAACTAGATTCACATAGCAACGGGGATGCTGGTTCTGCTGGGCTTCATGGGGTAGATTCAGGAGGAGAACTAATATCCGACAGATCCACCGGCAATGAAAGTTCAAAATCTGATTCTGCAATTGATGATGTGGCTGAATgcgagattttgtgggaagaaGTTACTGTGGCTGAGCGTATCGGACTGG GATCATACGGAGAGGTGTATAGGGGAGATTGGCATGGAACT GCAGTGGCTGTCAAGAAGTTCATTGACCAAGATATTACTGGAGAGGCACTGGAGGAATTCAGAAGTGAG GTCCGGATGATGAGAAGGCTCAGACACCCCAACATTGTTCTCTTCATGGGAGCTGTAACTCGTCCTCCAAATCTCTCAATTGTTACAGAATTTCTTCCTAG AGGTAGCTTGTATAGGTTAATCCACAGGCCAAATAACCAACTAGATGAGCGAAAACGTCTGAGGATGGCTCTGGATGCT GCCCGTGGAATGAATTATTTACACAGCTGTAATCCGGTAATTGTCCATCGTGATCTTAAATCCCCAAACCTCTTAGTTGACAAAAACTGGGTTGTCAAG GTGTGCGATTTTGGGTTGTCTAGAATGAAAGTAAGCACATACCTGTCTTCAAAGTCAACAGCAGGCACG GCTGAATGGATGGCTCCAGAAGTGCTTAGAAACGAACCAGCGGATGAAAA GTGTGATGTGTATAGCTATGGAGTTATTCTGTGGGAACTCTTCACGTTACAGCAACCATGGGGGAAAATGAACCCAATGCAAGTTGTTGGTGCAGTAGGGTTTCAACATCGAAGACTTGAAATCCCAGAGTATGTGGATCCTGGAATTGCAGAGATCATCAGGAAATGTTGGCAGAC GGATCCAAGGTTAAGACCAAGTTTTGTAGAGATCATGGCTTCTCTAAAGCAGCTACAGAAACCTATAATGGGTCCGAACAACCAGAGAGCAGGAGTTCCCAGTTCTTCTTCACTGACCACTGATGAGCAGGAACAATAA
- the LOC104740507 gene encoding peptidyl-prolyl cis-trans isomerase FKBP17-2, chloroplastic-like, protein MANLFTATAPFLRVSQPFTKTTPSHHLCYASSSTPPEPESSSSSPPRPPSPSQPLTSQQKRKKTVETTDWIASSLTRRFGIGAGLAWAGFLAFGVISEQIKTRIEVSQEVANTRDVEEEKEIVLPNGIRYYDLRVGGGATPRAGDLVVIDLKGQVQGTGQVVVDTFGSKGKKKPLALVVGSKPYSKGLCEGIDYILRSMKAGGKRRVIVPPSLGFGEEGAELESGLQIPPNASLEYVIEIDRVSIAPA, encoded by the exons ATGGCGAATCTATTCACTGCTACGGCTCCTTTTCTCAGAGTCTCACAGCCTTTCACCAAAACGACACCGTCCCATCATCTTTGCTACGCCTCTTCTTCCACTCCGCCGGAGcctgagtcttcttcttcttctcctcctcgtcCTCCTTCTCCGTCTCAACCGCTGACATCGcagcagaagaggaagaagaccgTTGAGACGACGGATTGGATCGCTTCTTCCTTGACGCGGCGGTTTGGAATCGGCGCGGGTCTTGCCTGGGCGGGGTTTCTCGCTTTCGGAGTCATCTCCGAACAGATCAAGACTCGGATTGAGGTTTCTCAGGAAGTAGCTAACACCAg agatgtagaagaagagaaagagattgtgTTACCCAATGGCATAAG GTACTATGATCTACGGGTTGGAGGAGGAGCGACACCAAGGGCAGGAGACTTGGTAGTGATTGATCTAAAGGGTCAAGTGCAAGGAACCGGACAAGTAGTCGTGGATACATTTGGAAGCAAAGGCAAGAAGAAGCCATTAGCACTTGTGGTGGGTTCAAAACCATACAGCAAAGGATTATGTGAAGGCATAGATTATATTCTAAGGTCGATGAAGGCTGGAGGTAAACGCAGAGTGATCGTTCCACCGTCGTTAGGATTTGGAGAGGAAGGTGCTGAACTTGAATCGGGTTTGCAGATTCCTCCCAATGCTTCGTTGGAGTATGTAATTGAGATTGATAGAGTCTCAATCGCACCTgcttga
- the LOC104740511 gene encoding uncharacterized protein LOC104740511 isoform X3 — protein MVKVIDSHYLAITAIVTVMYQFIFFVITALFKFDQVTDFAGSTNFVILAVLTLVLKGTFHFRQIVLTVLVVVWGLRLGLFLLMRILQWGEDRRFDEMRGNIGKLVVFWTFQAVWVWTVSLPVTFVNASNGGRLFQPADVIGWTMWVAGFLIETIADQQKLSFKNCQENKGRWCDVGIWKYSRHPNYFGEMLLWWGIYVAALPVLKGVEYLVIVGPLFLTLLLFFVSGIPLLEESADKKYGNLGAYRHYKKTTSPLILLPRGVYGYLPKWCKTVFLFEFPLYSRNLPQETTTVWDRGNSNKKSQKSID, from the exons ATGGTGAAAGTGATCGATTCGCATTACCTAGCTATCACCGCCATTGTCACCGTAATGT ATCAATTCATATTCTTCGTAATCACAGCTCTTTTCAAATTTGATCAAGTTACAGACTTTGCCG gaAGTACTAATTTCGTGATACTTGCTGTATTGACTCTGGTTCTCAAAGGGACATTTCATTTTCGTCAG ATAGTGTTGACTGTGCTAGTAGTCGTATGGGGACTTCGTCTGGGACTGTTTCTCCTAATGAG AATCTTGCAATGGGGTGAAGATCGACGCTTTGATGAAATGCGTGGAAATATTGGGAAACTTGTAGTCTTTTGGACTTTTCAG GCTGTGTGGGTTTGGACAGTTAGTCTACCCGTTACCTTTGTTAATGCAAGCAACGGTGGAAGATTGTTTCAGCCCGCAGATGTTATAGGTTGGACAATGTGGGTTGCAGGGTTCTTGATTGAAACTATAGCTGATCAACAAAAGCTTTCATTCAAGAACTGTCAAGAAAACAAAGGAAGATGGTGTGATGTTGGTATATGGAAGTATTCTCGCCATCCAAACTACTTCGGTGAG ATGTTACTCTGGTGGGGGATATATGTGGCTGCATTGCCTGTGCTTAAAGGTGTTGAGTACCTTGTCATAGTTGGACCACTCTTTCTCACTTTGCTACTTTTCTTCGTTAGCGGCATACCATTACTCGAg GAATCTGCGGACAAAAAGTATGGTAACTTGGGAGCTTATAGACACTATAAGAAGACAACTAG CCCTCTGATTCTGTTACCGCGAGGAGTGTATGGGTACTTACCTAAATGGTGCAAGACTGTCTTTCTCTTTGAGTTTCCATTGTACAGCCGGAATCTCCCTCAAGAAACTACTACAGTCTG GGATAGAGGAAACTCGAATAAGAAGAGCCAGAAAAGTAttgactga